A stretch of Acropora palmata chromosome 9, jaAcrPala1.3, whole genome shotgun sequence DNA encodes these proteins:
- the LOC141891732 gene encoding melanocyte-stimulating hormone receptor-like isoform X2, whose protein sequence is MQTADVFGNIYCSEKIIRGKGKEVIYILAISVLLGITAIVGNTLILIALHKNTSLHQPSKALLRNLVASDLCVGFVQLVHGASGIFILQGWWQMCHLSLLVNGITSNISITVSLWTITAISVDRLLALLLKLRYRQVVTIKKVYTVALTSWVNGISNATVWSFSLLAWKVLLGTNITVCLITSAYCYTRTFLRLRHQHTQVLNNLRQPENQASRTDEIRYRKTVSSSLWLLLALLFCYLPFFLLVSFAFREIENNPSSVFIIALTTTALLMYFNSTLNPILYCWRIKEVRRAVKDTLSCSRE, encoded by the coding sequence ATGCAAACCGCAGACGTCTTCGGGAACATATACTGCTCCGAAAAAATAATCCGAGGTAAAGGAAAAGAGGTAATCTACATTTTAGCGATCTCCGTACTTCTTGGTATCACTGCTATTGTGGGAAACACTTTGATCCTAATCGCCCTTCACAAAAACACTTCGCTTCATCAACCTTCCAAAGCATTGCTTCGGAATTTGGTTGCAAGTGATCTCTGCGTTGGTTTCGTGCAACTTGTTCACGGTGCTTCGGGGATCTTCATTCTGCAAGGATGGTGGCAAATGTGTCACCTTTCACTTTTAGTCAATGGTATAACATCCAACATTTCGATAACAGTATCATTGTGGACCATAACCGCCATAAGCGTAGACAGGCTTTTGGCTTTGTTGTTAAAACTCAGGTACAGACAAGTTGTCACAATTAAAAAAGTCTACACTGTTGCTTTAACTTCTTGGGTTAATGGCATAAGCAATGCCACAGTTTGGAGTTTCAGTCTCCTTGCTTGGAAAGTACTCCTCGGGACAAACATAACAGTGTGTTTAATTACATCCGCGTACTGTTACACCAGGACTTTTTTAAGGCTACGTCACCAACACACTCAAGTCCTTAACAACCTTCGACAACCAGAGAATCAAGCAAGTCGAACAGATGAAATACGCTACAGAAAGACAGTGTCCAGCTCCCTGTGGCTGCTGTTGgcattgttgttttgttatttgccgttttttttgttggtgtCATTCGCTTTccgagaaattgaaaataatccTTCATCCGTGTTTATCATCGCATTAACTACCACAGCACTTTTAATGTATTTCAACTCAACTTTAAACCCAATTTTGTACTGTTGGAGGATTAAAGAGGTTAGACGAGCGGTGAAGGACACCTTATCTTGTTCTCGAGAGTGA
- the LOC141891732 gene encoding melanocyte-stimulating hormone receptor-like isoform X1, with amino-acid sequence MRSPDVIGNTYCSEKLIRGAKNQLIYVSVIYIFLGITTIVGNTLILIALHKNTSLHQPSKVLLRNLVASDLCIGFVQLLCGASGISILQGWWQICHHLFFVNNIAASISITVSLWTITAISVDRLLALLLKIRYRQVVTLRKVYAVAIASWVNGTSNATLWIFSLLAWKVLLGTNIAVCLTTSAYCYTRTFLRLRHQHTQVLNNLRQPENQASRIDEIRYRKTVSSALWLLLALLFCYLPYLFLVSFAFREIENNPSSVFIIALTTTALLMYFNSTLNPILYCWRIKEVRRAVKDTLSCSRE; translated from the coding sequence ATGCGAAGCCCAGACGTCATCGGTAACACATACTGCTCCGAAAAATTAATCCGAGGGGCAAAAAACCAGCTAATCTACGTTTCGGTGATCTACATATTCCTTGGCATCACTACTATTGTGGGAAATACTTTGATCCTAATCGCTCTTCACAAAAACACTTCGCTTCATCAACCTTCCAAAGTATTGCTTCGCAATCTGGTTGCAAGTGATCTCTGCATTGGTTTCGTGCAGCTTCTTTGTGGTGCTTCGGGGATCTCCATTCTGCAAGGATGGTGGCAAATTTGTCACCATCTCTTTTTCGTCAATAATATAGCAGCCAGCATTTCGATAACAGTATCATTGTGGACCATAACCGCCATAAGCGTAGACAGACTTTTGGCTCTGTTGTTAAAAATCAGATACAGACAGGTGGTAACCCTTAGAAAAGTCTATGCTGTTGCAATAGCTTCTTGGGTTAATGGAACAAGCAATGCCACACTTTGGATTTTCAGTCTCCTTGCTTGGAAAGTACTCCTCGGGACAAACATAGCGGTGTGTTTAACTACATCCGCGTACTGTTATACCAGGACTTTTTTAAGGCTGCGTCACCAACACACTCAAGTCCTTAACAACCTTCGACAACCAGAAAATCAAGCAAGTCGAATAGATGAAATACGCTACAGAAAGACAGTGTCCAGCGCCCTGTGGCTGCTGTTGgcattattgttttgttatttgccGTATCTTTTCTTGGTGTCATTCGCTTTccgagaaattgaaaataatccTTCATCCGTGTTTATCATCGCATTAACTACCACAGCACTTTTAATGTATTTCAACTCAACTTTAAACCCAATTTTGTACTGTTGGAGGATTAAAGAGGTTAGACGAGCGGTGAAGGACACCTTATCTTGTTCTCGAGAGTGA